In a single window of the Gossypium hirsutum isolate 1008001.06 chromosome D02, Gossypium_hirsutum_v2.1, whole genome shotgun sequence genome:
- the LOC107927717 gene encoding uncharacterized protein isoform X1 yields MSYRFFFRKTFSEKHNFNLSFPSHFISSSFPLRPSTSASPPHRCASSSWVINSLVRHLFSRFIEGLQGGTRLWSLCCYCSIGIFEGDDKARCIGYHITNSSWSVDDDKCF; encoded by the exons ATGTCTTACAGATTttttttccgtaagacattttccgaaAAACACAACTTCAACCTCTCATTTCCTTCTCATTTCATTTCCTCCTCATTTCCTCTCCGTCCATCAACGTCAGCCTCTCCTCCTCACCGGTGTGCTTCTTCTTCTTGGGTTATCAACAG CCTTGTTCGTCACCTCTTCTCGCGATTCATCGAAG GACTACAAGGAGGAACCAGATTATGGTCGCTATGTTGCTATTGTAGCATCGGCATCTTTGAGGGAGATGATAAAGCCCGGTGCATTGGCTATCATATCACCAATAGTAGTTG GTCTGTAGATGATGATAAGTGCTTTTAG
- the LOC107927774 gene encoding probable serine/threonine-protein kinase WNK9 isoform X1, translating into MNGETSFELDCSDSDFVEVDPTGRYGRYNEILGKGSSKTVYKAFDEYEGTEVAWNQVKLHDLLQSSDDLERLYCEIHLLKTLKHENIMKFCTSWVDTSNRNINFVTEMFTSGTLRQYRLKHRKVNIRAVKHWCRQILRGLLYLHSRDPPVIHRDLKCDNIFINGNQGEVKIGDLGLAAILRKSHAARCVGTPEFMAPEVYEEEYNELVDIYSFGMCILEMVTFEYPYSECTHPAQIYKKVVLGKKPEALYKVKDPEVREFIEKCLATVSHRLTAMELLRDPFLQIDDYGLDLRLIEYQRDSYDAGPLMRQPLYDVHVSNNSSLVNGYSNYLGYGHESNIGYNSLEYETSELDLEDGHLGDVDLIIKGKKRDDDGIFLRLRIADKEAGRIRNIYFPFDIESDTALSVATEMVSELDITDQDVTKIADMIDGEIASLVPEWKRGLGIDENSICTGSSFCQNCALNGHLSDFLSSSSAGAKNLQVLECWKHGCTTVHGRFEEITYQVGEPEQCVSEGVEASLSQPDGIHYADIWGQREGSELIPPGPKDICCNKVNEMSDLSVSEKEEKIINIDGQSESKARNSFSAYGSIGSGLFDDYENEIRQELRWLKAKYQMQLRELRDQQLGVKPKYPSLPQSFNDLLNDNDNKTASPSSILTSPNRESPKSLPSGKHRTPYFPPTAGKRCASSASQSVQNTETLGSSYDLDTVSTAKSFYTGALLPHPLHRASSLPVDAVDV; encoded by the exons ATGAATGGTGAAACAAGCTTTGAACTTGATTGTTCTGATTCTGACTTTGTTGAAGTTGATCCTACTGGTAGATATGGAAGG tataatGAAATTCTTGGCAAAGGGTCTTCAAAGACAGT CTACAAGGCTTTTGATGAATATGAAGGAACTGAAGTAGCATGGAACCAAGTGAAACTTCATGATTTATTACAAAGTTCAGATGATTTAGAGAGATTGTACTGTGAAATCCATCTCCTTAaaaccttaaaacatgaaaacataATGAAATTCTGCACTTCCTGGGTTGATACTTCCAACAGGAACATCAACTTTGTTACTGAGATGTTCACTTCTGGTACTCTCAGACA GTATAGGTTGAAACATAGGAAGGTAAACATTAGAGCTGTGAAGCATTGGTGTAGACAGATTTTAAGAGGGCTTTTGTATTTACATAGCCGTGACCCTCCTGTTATTCATAGAGACCTTAAGTGTGACAACATTTTCATTAATGGCAACCAAGGGGAAGTCAAAATCGGTGATCTAGGCTTGGCTGCGATCCTCCGTAAATCCCACGCCGCTCGTTGTGTCG GAACGCCGGAGTTTATGGCTCCCGAGGTGTATGAAGAGGAATATAATGAACTAGTTGATATATATTCATTTGGGATGTGCATATTGGAGATGGTTACTTTTGAATATCCATATAGTGAATGTACTCATCCTGCTCAGATCTATAAGAAAGTTGTTTTG GGAAAAAAGCCAGAGGCTTTATACAAGGTAAAGGATCCCGAGGTTAGAGAATTTATCGAGAAATGTTTAGCTACCGTATCTCATAGGCTTACTGCCATGGAGCTTCTAAGAGACCCTTTTCTTCAAATCGATGATTATGGTTTGGATTTGAGACTAATTGAGTACCAAAGAGACAGCTATGACGCTGGACCTCTCATGAGACAACCTCTTTACGATGTTCATGTTAGTAACAACAGTTCTTTGGTCAATGGATACAGCAATTATCTCGGTTATGGACATGAGAGCAATATCGGCTATAACTCACTTGAATACGAAACAAGTGAATTAGATCTCGAAGATGGTCATTTGGGAGATGTTGACCTTATAATCAAGGGCAAAAAGAGAGATGATGATGGCATATTTTTGAGGCTTAGAATTGCAGATAAAGAAG CAGGTCGAATCCGGAATATCTACTTTCCGTTTGACATCGAGTCAGATACTGCGTTGAGTGTTGCAACTGAAATGGTTTCTGAGCTTGATATCACGGACCAAGATGTCACTAAAATAGCAGATATGATTGATGGGGAAATCGCATCTTTGGTACCAGAGTGGAAGAGGGGCTTGGGCATAGATGAAAACTCGATATGCACGGGTTCTAGTTTTTGTCAAAATTGTGCTTTGAATGGCCACCTTTCGGATTTCTTATCATCGAGTAGTGCAGGTGCCAAGAACCTGCAAGTTCTCGAGTGTTGGAAACACGGTTGCACCACTGTCCATGGCCGGTTTGAAGAGATCACGTACCAAGTTGGAGAGCCTGAACAATGTGTTTCTGAAGGTGTAGAGGCTTCCTTGAGCCAACCAGACGGTATCCATTATGCCGACATTTGGGGTCAACGGGAAGGGTCAGAACTAATTCCGCCAGGACCAAAGGACATTTGCTGCAACAAAGTGAACGAAATGTCCGACCTGTCGGTTTCCGAAAAAGAGGAGAAAATTATAAACATAGACGGTCAAAGTGAATCCAAAGCTCGGAACTCTTTTTCAGCCTACGGTTCAATCGGTTCGGGTTTATTTGATGATTACGAGAATGAAATTAGGCAAGAACTAAGGTGGCTCAAAGCCAAGTACCAAATGCAGTTGAGAGAACTTAGGGACCAACAATTAGGAGTTAAACCGAAATATCCCAGCTTGCCCCAAAGTTTCAACGACTTGTTGAATGACAACGATAACAAAACCGCTTCCCCATCTTCGATCTTGACATCCCCTAACAGAGAAAGCCCAAAATCGTTACCTTCCGGAAAGCATCGTACTCCATATTTCCCTCCTACCGCCGGGAAAAGATGTGCCAGTTCTGCAAGCCAAAGCGTCCAAAACACCGAAACACTCGGCTCATCGTATGATCTGGATACAGTATCCACTGCCAAGAGTTTCTACACCGGCGCATTGCTTCCGCACCCGCTTCACCGCGCATCATCACTTCCGGTCGATGCCGTGGATGTGTAG
- the LOC107927774 gene encoding probable serine/threonine-protein kinase WNK9 isoform X2, whose protein sequence is MNGETSFELDCSDSDFVEVDPTGRYGRYNEILGKGSSKTVYKAFDEYEGTEVAWNQVKLHDLLQSSDDLERLYCEIHLLKTLKHENIMKFCTSWVDTSNRNINFVTEMFTSGTLRQYRLKHRKVNIRAVKHWCRQILRGLLYLHSRDPPVIHRDLKCDNIFINGNQGEVKIGDLGLAAILRKSHAARCVGTPEFMAPEVYEEEYNELVDIYSFGMCILEMVTFEYPYSECTHPAQIYKKVVLGKKPEALYKVKDPEVREFIEKCLATVSHRLTAMELLRDPFLQIDDYGLDLRLIEYQRDSYDAGPLMRQPLYDVHVSNNSSLVNGYSNYLGYGHESNIGYNSLEYETSELDLEDGHLGDVDLIIKGKKRDDDGIFLRLRIADKEGRIRNIYFPFDIESDTALSVATEMVSELDITDQDVTKIADMIDGEIASLVPEWKRGLGIDENSICTGSSFCQNCALNGHLSDFLSSSSAGAKNLQVLECWKHGCTTVHGRFEEITYQVGEPEQCVSEGVEASLSQPDGIHYADIWGQREGSELIPPGPKDICCNKVNEMSDLSVSEKEEKIINIDGQSESKARNSFSAYGSIGSGLFDDYENEIRQELRWLKAKYQMQLRELRDQQLGVKPKYPSLPQSFNDLLNDNDNKTASPSSILTSPNRESPKSLPSGKHRTPYFPPTAGKRCASSASQSVQNTETLGSSYDLDTVSTAKSFYTGALLPHPLHRASSLPVDAVDV, encoded by the exons ATGAATGGTGAAACAAGCTTTGAACTTGATTGTTCTGATTCTGACTTTGTTGAAGTTGATCCTACTGGTAGATATGGAAGG tataatGAAATTCTTGGCAAAGGGTCTTCAAAGACAGT CTACAAGGCTTTTGATGAATATGAAGGAACTGAAGTAGCATGGAACCAAGTGAAACTTCATGATTTATTACAAAGTTCAGATGATTTAGAGAGATTGTACTGTGAAATCCATCTCCTTAaaaccttaaaacatgaaaacataATGAAATTCTGCACTTCCTGGGTTGATACTTCCAACAGGAACATCAACTTTGTTACTGAGATGTTCACTTCTGGTACTCTCAGACA GTATAGGTTGAAACATAGGAAGGTAAACATTAGAGCTGTGAAGCATTGGTGTAGACAGATTTTAAGAGGGCTTTTGTATTTACATAGCCGTGACCCTCCTGTTATTCATAGAGACCTTAAGTGTGACAACATTTTCATTAATGGCAACCAAGGGGAAGTCAAAATCGGTGATCTAGGCTTGGCTGCGATCCTCCGTAAATCCCACGCCGCTCGTTGTGTCG GAACGCCGGAGTTTATGGCTCCCGAGGTGTATGAAGAGGAATATAATGAACTAGTTGATATATATTCATTTGGGATGTGCATATTGGAGATGGTTACTTTTGAATATCCATATAGTGAATGTACTCATCCTGCTCAGATCTATAAGAAAGTTGTTTTG GGAAAAAAGCCAGAGGCTTTATACAAGGTAAAGGATCCCGAGGTTAGAGAATTTATCGAGAAATGTTTAGCTACCGTATCTCATAGGCTTACTGCCATGGAGCTTCTAAGAGACCCTTTTCTTCAAATCGATGATTATGGTTTGGATTTGAGACTAATTGAGTACCAAAGAGACAGCTATGACGCTGGACCTCTCATGAGACAACCTCTTTACGATGTTCATGTTAGTAACAACAGTTCTTTGGTCAATGGATACAGCAATTATCTCGGTTATGGACATGAGAGCAATATCGGCTATAACTCACTTGAATACGAAACAAGTGAATTAGATCTCGAAGATGGTCATTTGGGAGATGTTGACCTTATAATCAAGGGCAAAAAGAGAGATGATGATGGCATATTTTTGAGGCTTAGAATTGCAGATAAAGAAG GTCGAATCCGGAATATCTACTTTCCGTTTGACATCGAGTCAGATACTGCGTTGAGTGTTGCAACTGAAATGGTTTCTGAGCTTGATATCACGGACCAAGATGTCACTAAAATAGCAGATATGATTGATGGGGAAATCGCATCTTTGGTACCAGAGTGGAAGAGGGGCTTGGGCATAGATGAAAACTCGATATGCACGGGTTCTAGTTTTTGTCAAAATTGTGCTTTGAATGGCCACCTTTCGGATTTCTTATCATCGAGTAGTGCAGGTGCCAAGAACCTGCAAGTTCTCGAGTGTTGGAAACACGGTTGCACCACTGTCCATGGCCGGTTTGAAGAGATCACGTACCAAGTTGGAGAGCCTGAACAATGTGTTTCTGAAGGTGTAGAGGCTTCCTTGAGCCAACCAGACGGTATCCATTATGCCGACATTTGGGGTCAACGGGAAGGGTCAGAACTAATTCCGCCAGGACCAAAGGACATTTGCTGCAACAAAGTGAACGAAATGTCCGACCTGTCGGTTTCCGAAAAAGAGGAGAAAATTATAAACATAGACGGTCAAAGTGAATCCAAAGCTCGGAACTCTTTTTCAGCCTACGGTTCAATCGGTTCGGGTTTATTTGATGATTACGAGAATGAAATTAGGCAAGAACTAAGGTGGCTCAAAGCCAAGTACCAAATGCAGTTGAGAGAACTTAGGGACCAACAATTAGGAGTTAAACCGAAATATCCCAGCTTGCCCCAAAGTTTCAACGACTTGTTGAATGACAACGATAACAAAACCGCTTCCCCATCTTCGATCTTGACATCCCCTAACAGAGAAAGCCCAAAATCGTTACCTTCCGGAAAGCATCGTACTCCATATTTCCCTCCTACCGCCGGGAAAAGATGTGCCAGTTCTGCAAGCCAAAGCGTCCAAAACACCGAAACACTCGGCTCATCGTATGATCTGGATACAGTATCCACTGCCAAGAGTTTCTACACCGGCGCATTGCTTCCGCACCCGCTTCACCGCGCATCATCACTTCCGGTCGATGCCGTGGATGTGTAG
- the LOC107927774 gene encoding probable serine/threonine-protein kinase WNK9 isoform X4 — protein sequence MVKQALNLIVLILTLLKLILLVDMEGYKAFDEYEGTEVAWNQVKLHDLLQSSDDLERLYCEIHLLKTLKHENIMKFCTSWVDTSNRNINFVTEMFTSGTLRQYRLKHRKVNIRAVKHWCRQILRGLLYLHSRDPPVIHRDLKCDNIFINGNQGEVKIGDLGLAAILRKSHAARCVGTPEFMAPEVYEEEYNELVDIYSFGMCILEMVTFEYPYSECTHPAQIYKKVVLGKKPEALYKVKDPEVREFIEKCLATVSHRLTAMELLRDPFLQIDDYGLDLRLIEYQRDSYDAGPLMRQPLYDVHVSNNSSLVNGYSNYLGYGHESNIGYNSLEYETSELDLEDGHLGDVDLIIKGKKRDDDGIFLRLRIADKEGRIRNIYFPFDIESDTALSVATEMVSELDITDQDVTKIADMIDGEIASLVPEWKRGLGIDENSICTGSSFCQNCALNGHLSDFLSSSSAGAKNLQVLECWKHGCTTVHGRFEEITYQVGEPEQCVSEGVEASLSQPDGIHYADIWGQREGSELIPPGPKDICCNKVNEMSDLSVSEKEEKIINIDGQSESKARNSFSAYGSIGSGLFDDYENEIRQELRWLKAKYQMQLRELRDQQLGVKPKYPSLPQSFNDLLNDNDNKTASPSSILTSPNRESPKSLPSGKHRTPYFPPTAGKRCASSASQSVQNTETLGSSYDLDTVSTAKSFYTGALLPHPLHRASSLPVDAVDV from the exons ATGGTGAAACAAGCTTTGAACTTGATTGTTCTGATTCTGACTTTGTTGAAGTTGATCCTACTGGTAGATATGGAAGG CTACAAGGCTTTTGATGAATATGAAGGAACTGAAGTAGCATGGAACCAAGTGAAACTTCATGATTTATTACAAAGTTCAGATGATTTAGAGAGATTGTACTGTGAAATCCATCTCCTTAaaaccttaaaacatgaaaacataATGAAATTCTGCACTTCCTGGGTTGATACTTCCAACAGGAACATCAACTTTGTTACTGAGATGTTCACTTCTGGTACTCTCAGACA GTATAGGTTGAAACATAGGAAGGTAAACATTAGAGCTGTGAAGCATTGGTGTAGACAGATTTTAAGAGGGCTTTTGTATTTACATAGCCGTGACCCTCCTGTTATTCATAGAGACCTTAAGTGTGACAACATTTTCATTAATGGCAACCAAGGGGAAGTCAAAATCGGTGATCTAGGCTTGGCTGCGATCCTCCGTAAATCCCACGCCGCTCGTTGTGTCG GAACGCCGGAGTTTATGGCTCCCGAGGTGTATGAAGAGGAATATAATGAACTAGTTGATATATATTCATTTGGGATGTGCATATTGGAGATGGTTACTTTTGAATATCCATATAGTGAATGTACTCATCCTGCTCAGATCTATAAGAAAGTTGTTTTG GGAAAAAAGCCAGAGGCTTTATACAAGGTAAAGGATCCCGAGGTTAGAGAATTTATCGAGAAATGTTTAGCTACCGTATCTCATAGGCTTACTGCCATGGAGCTTCTAAGAGACCCTTTTCTTCAAATCGATGATTATGGTTTGGATTTGAGACTAATTGAGTACCAAAGAGACAGCTATGACGCTGGACCTCTCATGAGACAACCTCTTTACGATGTTCATGTTAGTAACAACAGTTCTTTGGTCAATGGATACAGCAATTATCTCGGTTATGGACATGAGAGCAATATCGGCTATAACTCACTTGAATACGAAACAAGTGAATTAGATCTCGAAGATGGTCATTTGGGAGATGTTGACCTTATAATCAAGGGCAAAAAGAGAGATGATGATGGCATATTTTTGAGGCTTAGAATTGCAGATAAAGAAG GTCGAATCCGGAATATCTACTTTCCGTTTGACATCGAGTCAGATACTGCGTTGAGTGTTGCAACTGAAATGGTTTCTGAGCTTGATATCACGGACCAAGATGTCACTAAAATAGCAGATATGATTGATGGGGAAATCGCATCTTTGGTACCAGAGTGGAAGAGGGGCTTGGGCATAGATGAAAACTCGATATGCACGGGTTCTAGTTTTTGTCAAAATTGTGCTTTGAATGGCCACCTTTCGGATTTCTTATCATCGAGTAGTGCAGGTGCCAAGAACCTGCAAGTTCTCGAGTGTTGGAAACACGGTTGCACCACTGTCCATGGCCGGTTTGAAGAGATCACGTACCAAGTTGGAGAGCCTGAACAATGTGTTTCTGAAGGTGTAGAGGCTTCCTTGAGCCAACCAGACGGTATCCATTATGCCGACATTTGGGGTCAACGGGAAGGGTCAGAACTAATTCCGCCAGGACCAAAGGACATTTGCTGCAACAAAGTGAACGAAATGTCCGACCTGTCGGTTTCCGAAAAAGAGGAGAAAATTATAAACATAGACGGTCAAAGTGAATCCAAAGCTCGGAACTCTTTTTCAGCCTACGGTTCAATCGGTTCGGGTTTATTTGATGATTACGAGAATGAAATTAGGCAAGAACTAAGGTGGCTCAAAGCCAAGTACCAAATGCAGTTGAGAGAACTTAGGGACCAACAATTAGGAGTTAAACCGAAATATCCCAGCTTGCCCCAAAGTTTCAACGACTTGTTGAATGACAACGATAACAAAACCGCTTCCCCATCTTCGATCTTGACATCCCCTAACAGAGAAAGCCCAAAATCGTTACCTTCCGGAAAGCATCGTACTCCATATTTCCCTCCTACCGCCGGGAAAAGATGTGCCAGTTCTGCAAGCCAAAGCGTCCAAAACACCGAAACACTCGGCTCATCGTATGATCTGGATACAGTATCCACTGCCAAGAGTTTCTACACCGGCGCATTGCTTCCGCACCCGCTTCACCGCGCATCATCACTTCCGGTCGATGCCGTGGATGTGTAG
- the LOC107927717 gene encoding uncharacterized protein isoform X2: protein MSYRFFFRKTFSEKHNFNLSFPSHFISSSFPLRPSTSASPPHRCASSSWVINSLVRHLFSRFIEGLQGGTRLWSLCCYCSIGIFEGDDKARCIGYHITNSS from the exons ATGTCTTACAGATTttttttccgtaagacattttccgaaAAACACAACTTCAACCTCTCATTTCCTTCTCATTTCATTTCCTCCTCATTTCCTCTCCGTCCATCAACGTCAGCCTCTCCTCCTCACCGGTGTGCTTCTTCTTCTTGGGTTATCAACAG CCTTGTTCGTCACCTCTTCTCGCGATTCATCGAAG GACTACAAGGAGGAACCAGATTATGGTCGCTATGTTGCTATTGTAGCATCGGCATCTTTGAGGGAGATGATAAAGCCCGGTGCATTGGCTATCATATCACCAATAGTAGTTG A
- the LOC107927774 gene encoding probable serine/threonine-protein kinase WNK9 isoform X3, translating to MVKQALNLIVLILTLLKLILLVDMEGYKAFDEYEGTEVAWNQVKLHDLLQSSDDLERLYCEIHLLKTLKHENIMKFCTSWVDTSNRNINFVTEMFTSGTLRQYRLKHRKVNIRAVKHWCRQILRGLLYLHSRDPPVIHRDLKCDNIFINGNQGEVKIGDLGLAAILRKSHAARCVGTPEFMAPEVYEEEYNELVDIYSFGMCILEMVTFEYPYSECTHPAQIYKKVVLGKKPEALYKVKDPEVREFIEKCLATVSHRLTAMELLRDPFLQIDDYGLDLRLIEYQRDSYDAGPLMRQPLYDVHVSNNSSLVNGYSNYLGYGHESNIGYNSLEYETSELDLEDGHLGDVDLIIKGKKRDDDGIFLRLRIADKEAGRIRNIYFPFDIESDTALSVATEMVSELDITDQDVTKIADMIDGEIASLVPEWKRGLGIDENSICTGSSFCQNCALNGHLSDFLSSSSAGAKNLQVLECWKHGCTTVHGRFEEITYQVGEPEQCVSEGVEASLSQPDGIHYADIWGQREGSELIPPGPKDICCNKVNEMSDLSVSEKEEKIINIDGQSESKARNSFSAYGSIGSGLFDDYENEIRQELRWLKAKYQMQLRELRDQQLGVKPKYPSLPQSFNDLLNDNDNKTASPSSILTSPNRESPKSLPSGKHRTPYFPPTAGKRCASSASQSVQNTETLGSSYDLDTVSTAKSFYTGALLPHPLHRASSLPVDAVDV from the exons ATGGTGAAACAAGCTTTGAACTTGATTGTTCTGATTCTGACTTTGTTGAAGTTGATCCTACTGGTAGATATGGAAGG CTACAAGGCTTTTGATGAATATGAAGGAACTGAAGTAGCATGGAACCAAGTGAAACTTCATGATTTATTACAAAGTTCAGATGATTTAGAGAGATTGTACTGTGAAATCCATCTCCTTAaaaccttaaaacatgaaaacataATGAAATTCTGCACTTCCTGGGTTGATACTTCCAACAGGAACATCAACTTTGTTACTGAGATGTTCACTTCTGGTACTCTCAGACA GTATAGGTTGAAACATAGGAAGGTAAACATTAGAGCTGTGAAGCATTGGTGTAGACAGATTTTAAGAGGGCTTTTGTATTTACATAGCCGTGACCCTCCTGTTATTCATAGAGACCTTAAGTGTGACAACATTTTCATTAATGGCAACCAAGGGGAAGTCAAAATCGGTGATCTAGGCTTGGCTGCGATCCTCCGTAAATCCCACGCCGCTCGTTGTGTCG GAACGCCGGAGTTTATGGCTCCCGAGGTGTATGAAGAGGAATATAATGAACTAGTTGATATATATTCATTTGGGATGTGCATATTGGAGATGGTTACTTTTGAATATCCATATAGTGAATGTACTCATCCTGCTCAGATCTATAAGAAAGTTGTTTTG GGAAAAAAGCCAGAGGCTTTATACAAGGTAAAGGATCCCGAGGTTAGAGAATTTATCGAGAAATGTTTAGCTACCGTATCTCATAGGCTTACTGCCATGGAGCTTCTAAGAGACCCTTTTCTTCAAATCGATGATTATGGTTTGGATTTGAGACTAATTGAGTACCAAAGAGACAGCTATGACGCTGGACCTCTCATGAGACAACCTCTTTACGATGTTCATGTTAGTAACAACAGTTCTTTGGTCAATGGATACAGCAATTATCTCGGTTATGGACATGAGAGCAATATCGGCTATAACTCACTTGAATACGAAACAAGTGAATTAGATCTCGAAGATGGTCATTTGGGAGATGTTGACCTTATAATCAAGGGCAAAAAGAGAGATGATGATGGCATATTTTTGAGGCTTAGAATTGCAGATAAAGAAG CAGGTCGAATCCGGAATATCTACTTTCCGTTTGACATCGAGTCAGATACTGCGTTGAGTGTTGCAACTGAAATGGTTTCTGAGCTTGATATCACGGACCAAGATGTCACTAAAATAGCAGATATGATTGATGGGGAAATCGCATCTTTGGTACCAGAGTGGAAGAGGGGCTTGGGCATAGATGAAAACTCGATATGCACGGGTTCTAGTTTTTGTCAAAATTGTGCTTTGAATGGCCACCTTTCGGATTTCTTATCATCGAGTAGTGCAGGTGCCAAGAACCTGCAAGTTCTCGAGTGTTGGAAACACGGTTGCACCACTGTCCATGGCCGGTTTGAAGAGATCACGTACCAAGTTGGAGAGCCTGAACAATGTGTTTCTGAAGGTGTAGAGGCTTCCTTGAGCCAACCAGACGGTATCCATTATGCCGACATTTGGGGTCAACGGGAAGGGTCAGAACTAATTCCGCCAGGACCAAAGGACATTTGCTGCAACAAAGTGAACGAAATGTCCGACCTGTCGGTTTCCGAAAAAGAGGAGAAAATTATAAACATAGACGGTCAAAGTGAATCCAAAGCTCGGAACTCTTTTTCAGCCTACGGTTCAATCGGTTCGGGTTTATTTGATGATTACGAGAATGAAATTAGGCAAGAACTAAGGTGGCTCAAAGCCAAGTACCAAATGCAGTTGAGAGAACTTAGGGACCAACAATTAGGAGTTAAACCGAAATATCCCAGCTTGCCCCAAAGTTTCAACGACTTGTTGAATGACAACGATAACAAAACCGCTTCCCCATCTTCGATCTTGACATCCCCTAACAGAGAAAGCCCAAAATCGTTACCTTCCGGAAAGCATCGTACTCCATATTTCCCTCCTACCGCCGGGAAAAGATGTGCCAGTTCTGCAAGCCAAAGCGTCCAAAACACCGAAACACTCGGCTCATCGTATGATCTGGATACAGTATCCACTGCCAAGAGTTTCTACACCGGCGCATTGCTTCCGCACCCGCTTCACCGCGCATCATCACTTCCGGTCGATGCCGTGGATGTGTAG